In Prunus dulcis chromosome 1, ALMONDv2, whole genome shotgun sequence, the following are encoded in one genomic region:
- the LOC117633595 gene encoding patellin-3-like encodes MAEEHQKPEAAAVAEAPATYSEEVVVVADAPPAEKAVPEKEGPPEAEAEAVAEKPVAEEKAPKAAEEDQKIIAQSVSFKEESYVVGELPEPQKKALEELKQLIQEALNKHEFTAPPTPPPAKEEEKPAPAEEKKAEEEPKAEVAAAEEPKAAEEVKEEEKPKEEAKEEEKPKEEAKEEDKPKEEEDKPKVEEEEKPTETVAVVVTEEVVETVDDDGAKTVEAIKETIVEVASASAAEEAAAEPKPESEVAAEASVAAAAPAPEEPKTEAPTAPPPPPEEVHIWGIPLLSDERSDVVLLKFLRARDFKVKDAFAMIKNSVRWRKEFGIDALLEEDLGSHWEKVVFTHGVDKEGHSVCYNVFGQFQNKELYQNTFTDEEKRSKFIKWRIQFLEKSIRKFDFNPTGISTIVQVNDLKNFPGFFKWEHNQVTNQALQLLQDNYPEFVAKQVFINVPWWYLAFNRMISPFLTQRTKSKFVFAGPSKSAETLFKYIAPEHVPVQYGGLSREGEQEFTTSDPVTEITVKPATKHTVEIPVSENGLLVWEVRVVGWDVSYGAEFVPSAEDGYTIILQKTRKVAPADEPVISNSYKIGEAGKVVLTIDNQSSKKKKLLYRSKTKPCSD; translated from the exons ATGGCTGAGGAGCACCAGAAGCCCGAGGCTGCTGCTGTTGCAGAAGCACCAGCAACTTACAGTGAGGAAGTTGTGGTGGTGGCTGATGCGCCGCCTGCCGAGAAGGCTGTACCCGAGAAAGAAGGTCCTCCGGAGGCCGAGGCTGAGGCGGTAGCCGAGAAGCCCGTGGCTGAGGAGAAGGCCCCCAAGGCTGCTGAGGAGGATCAGAAGATCATCGCTCAGTCGGTTTCTTTCAAGGAGGAGAGCTATGTTGTTGGTGAGCTTCCCGAGCCGCAGAAGAAGGCTCTTGAGGAGCTCAAGCAACTCATCCAGGAGGCCCTCAACAAGCACGAGTTCACTGCTCCGCCCACTCCGCCGCCGgcaaaggaggaagagaagccTGCACCGGCTGAGGAGAAGAAGGCCGAAGAAGAACCCAAAGCTGAAGTTGCTGCTGCTGAAGAACCAAAAGCAGCAGAAGAagtcaaagaagaagagaagcccAAAGAGGAagccaaagaagaagagaagcccAAAGAGGAAgccaaagaagaagacaagcccaaagaagaagaagacaagcccaaagtggaagaagaagagaagccaACAGAGACTGTGGCTGTGGTTGTGACAGAGGAGGTTGTGGAGACTGTTGACGATGACGGCGCAAAGACCGTAGAGGCCATCAAAGAGACCATAGTGGAAGTTGCCTCTGCTTCTGCAGCAGAGGAGGCTGCAGCCGAGCCTAAACCAGAATCCGAGGTGGCAGCGGAGGCttctgttgctgctgctgctccgGCCCCGGAGGAGCCGAAGACGGAAGCCCCCACCgcacctcctcctccaccgGAGGAGGTGCATATCTGGGGAATTCCGCTTCTCAGTGACGAGCGGAGCGACGTCGTTCTGCTAAAGTTCCTGAGAGCCAGGGACTTCAAGGTGAAGGACGCGTTCGCCATGATCAAGAACAGCGTGCGGTGGAGGAAGGAGTTTGGCATCGACGCCCTTCTGGAGGAGGATCTTGGAAGCCATTGGGAAAAGGTGGTTTTCACCCATGGAGTTGACAAGGAAGGCCACTCTGTCTGCTACAATGTTTTTGGGCAGTTTCAGAACAAGGAGCTCTACCAGAACACCTTCACAGATGAAGAGAAGAGGTCAAAGTTCATCAAGTGGAGGATCCAGTTCTTGGAGAAGAGCATCAGAAAGTTTGATTTCAACCCTACCGGGATTTCTACAATTGTTCAGGTCAATGATCTCAAGAACTTCCCTGGTTTCTTCAAGTGGGAGCACAACCAGGTCACCAACCAGGCCCTTCAATTGCTTCAGGATAACTACCCTGAGTTTGTAGCCAAACAG GTGTTCATCAATGTCCCATGGTGGTATCTTGCTTTCAACAGGATGATCAGCCCCTTCCTCACCCAGAGGACCAAGAGCAAGTTTGTGTTTGCTGGTCCTTCCAAGTCTGCTGAGACCCTTTTCAA ATATATTGCTCCTGAGCATGTACCAGTTCAGTATGGTGGGCTAAGCAGGGAGGGTGAGCAAGAATTCACCACATCTGATCCTGTCACTGAGATCACAGTTAAGCCAGCCACAAAGCACACAGTTGAAATCCCAGTCTCTGAG AATGGTCTTCTGGTTTGGGAAGTGAGAGTGGTGGGATGGGATGTGAGCTATGGAGCCGAATTTGTGCCGTCGGCGGAGGACGGCTACACCATAATATTGCAGAAGACCAGGAAGGTTGCTCCAGCTGATGAGCCAGTGATCTCAAACAGCTACAAGATTGGGGAGGCAGGCAAGGTTGTGCTCACCATTGATAACCAAAGTTCTAAGAAAAAGAAGCTCCTCTACAGGTCCAAGACCAAGCCTTGCTCTGATTGA
- the LOC117613358 gene encoding patellin-3-like, with protein sequence MAEEHQKPEAAAVAEAPATYSEEVVVVADAPPAEKAVPEKEGPPEAEAEAVAEKPVAEEKAPKAAEEDQKIIAQSVSFKEESYVVGELPEPQKKALEELKQLIQEALNKHEFTAPPTPPPAKEEEKPAPAEEKKAEEEPKAEVAAAEEPKAAEEVKEEEKPKEEAKEEEKPKEEAKEEDKPKEEEDKPKVEEEEKPTETVAVVVTEEVVETVDDDGAKTVEAIKETIVEVASASAAEEAAAEPKPESEVAAEASAAAAAPAPEEPKTEAPTAPPPPPEEVHIWGIPLLSDERSDVVLLKFLRARDFKVKDAFAMIKNSVRWRKEFGIDALLEEDLGSHWEKVVFTHGVDKEGHSVCYNVFGQFQNKELYQNTFTDEEKRSKFIKWRIQFLEKSIRKFDFNPTGISTIVQVNDLKNFPGFFKWEHNQVTNQALQLLQDNYPEFVAKQVFINVPWWYLAFNRMISPFLTQRTKSKFVFAGPSKSAETLFKYIAPEHVPVQYGGLSREGEQEFTTSDPVTEITVKPATKHTVEIPVSENGLLVWEVRVVGWDVSYGAEFVPSAEDGYTIILQKTRKVAPADEPVISNSYKIGEAGKVVLTIDNQSSKKKKLLYRSKTKPCSD encoded by the exons ATGGCTGAGGAGCACCAGAAGCCCGAGGCTGCTGCTGTTGCAGAAGCACCAGCAACTTACAGTGAGGAAGTTGTGGTGGTGGCTGATGCGCCGCCTGCCGAGAAGGCTGTACCCGAGAAAGAAGGTCCTCCGGAGGCCGAGGCTGAGGCGGTAGCCGAGAAGCCTGTGGCTGAGGAGAAGGCCCCCAAGGCTGCTGAGGAGGATCAGAAGATCATCGCTCAGTCGGTTTCTTTCAAGGAGGAGAGCTATGTTGTTGGTGAGCTTCCCGAGCCGCAGAAGAAGGCTCTTGAGGAGCTCAAGCAACTCATCCAGGAGGCCCTCAACAAGCACGAGTTCACTGCTCCGCCCACTCCGCCGCCGgcaaaggaggaagagaagccTGCACCGGCTGAGGAGAAGAAGGCCGAAGAAGAACCCAAAGCTGAAGTTGCTGCTGCTGAAGAACCAAAAGCAGCAGAAGAagtcaaagaagaagagaagcccAAAGAGGAagccaaagaagaagagaagcccAAAGAGGAAgccaaagaagaagacaagcccaaagaagaagaagacaagcccaaagtggaagaagaagagaagccaACAGAGACTGTGGCTGTGGTTGTGACAGAGGAGGTTGTGGAGACTGTTGACGATGACGGCGCAAAGACCGTAGAGGCCATCAAAGAGACCATAGTGGAAGTTGCCTCTGCTTCTGCAGCAGAGGAGGCTGCAGCCGAGCCTAAACCAGAATCCGAGGTGGCAGCGGAGgcttctgctgctgctgctgctccgGCCCCGGAGGAGCCGAAGACGGAAGCCCCCACCGCACCTCCTCCTCCGCCGGAGGAGGTGCATATCTGGGGAATTCCGCTTCTCAGTGACGAGCGGAGCGACGTCGTTCTGCTAAAGTTCCTGAGAGCCAGGGACTTCAAGGTGAAGGACGCGTTCGCCATGATCAAGAACAGCGTGCGGTGGAGGAAGGAGTTTGGCATCGACGCCCTTCTGGAGGAGGATCTTGGAAGCCATTGGGAAAAGGTGGTTTTCACCCATGGAGTTGACAAGGAAGGCCACTCTGTCTGCTACAATGTTTTTGGGCAGTTTCAGAACAAGGAGCTCTACCAGAACACCTTCACAGATGAAGAGAAGAGGTCAAAGTTCATCAAGTGGAGGATCCAGTTCTTGGAGAAGAGCATCAGAAAGTTTGATTTCAACCCTACCGGGATTTCTACAATTGTTCAGGTCAATGATCTCAAGAACTTCCCTGGTTTCTTCAAGTGGGAGCACAACCAGGTCACCAACCAGGCCCTTCAATTGCTTCAGGATAACTACCCTGAGTTTGTAGCCAAACAG GTGTTCATCAATGTCCCATGGTGGTATCTTGCTTTCAACAGGATGATCAGCCCCTTCCTCACCCAGAGGACCAAGAGCAAGTTTGTGTTTGCTGGTCCTTCCAAGTCTGCTGAGACCCTTTTCAA ATATATTGCTCCTGAGCATGTACCAGTTCAGTATGGTGGGCTAAGCAGGGAGGGTGAGCAAGAATTCACCACATCTGATCCTGTCACTGAGATCACAGTTAAGCCAGCCACAAAGCACACAGTTGAAATCCCAGTCTCTGAG AATGGTCTTCTGGTTTGGGAAGTGAGAGTGGTGGGATGGGATGTGAGCTATGGAGCCGAATTTGTGCCGTCGGCGGAGGACGGCTACACCATAATATTGCAGAAGACCAGGAAGGTTGCTCCAGCTGATGAGCCAGTGATCTCAAACAGCTACAAGATTGGGGAGGCAGGCAAGGTTGTGCTCACCATTGATAACCAAAGTTCTAAGAAAAAGAAGCTCCTCTACAGGTCCAAGACCAAGCCTTGCTCTGATTGA
- the LOC117614343 gene encoding patellin-3-like: MADEIPKTTSPPSDQVPQPTSENEHPAAPAAAAELEPPPLTETEAKEQEPLPPPPSLPEVTESEKEELPPPVAAVVETESEEKTQKEEPERKQIPRSLISFKEESNIVADLSDSERKALQELKQLVQEALNGHQFTSPKLQETQEKAAAAVAEAPPPISESETKPTHEPKIEENPLKEAEEVAKEATQLAVPPEEVSIWGVPLLKDDRSDVILLKFLRARDFKVKDAFTMLGNTIQWRKEFGIDALVDEDLGDDLEKVVFMHGYDREGHPVCYNVFGEFQNKELYQKTFLDEEKRTKFLRWRVQFLERSIRKLDFRPGGVCTIFQVNDLKNSPGPAKKELRIATKQALQLLQDNYPEFVAKQVFINAPWWHLALYTMINPFVTQRTKSKFVFARPGKSAETLFKYISPEHVPIQYGGLSVDYCDCNPEFTIADPVADVTVKAGTKQTVEIIIYEKCTIVWELRVVGWDVSYGTEFVPDTENGYIIIIQKATKMSPTDEPVVQNSFKVGELGKILLKIDNPTSKKKRLLYRFKIEPFEN, from the exons ATGGCAGATGAAATCCCTAAAACAACCTCACCACCTTCAGACCAAGTACCACAGCCGACCTCTGAGAATGAACACCCAGCAGCACCTGCTGCAGCTGCTGAGCTTGAACCACCGCCTTTGACAGAAACAGAGGCCAAAGAACAAGAGCCACTTCCGCCACCGCCGTCGCTGCCAGAGGTGACAGAGTCTGAGAAAGAAGAGCTGCCGCCTCCAGTGGCAGCAGTGGTGGAGACTGAGTCGGAGGAAAAAACTCAGAAAGAAGAGCCGGAGCGGAAGCAGATTCCTCGATCTTTGATTTCGTTCAAGGAGGAGAGCAATATAGTGGCTGATCTATCGGATTCCGAGAGAAAAGCTCTTCAAGAACTGAAGCAGCTCGTCCAGGAAGCTCTCAACGGCCACCAGTTCACTTCCCCAAAACTCCAAGAGACCCAGGaaaaagcagcagcagcagtagcTGAAGCACCACCACCCATTTCTGAATCAGAAACTAAACCGACCCATGAGCCCAAAATCGAAGAGAACCCATTGAAGGAAGCAGAGGAGGTAGCTAAAGAAGCGACACAATTGGCGGTTCCTCCAGAGGAAGTGTCAATTTGGGGAGTTCCTCTTCTCAAGGATGATCGGAGCGATGTGATTCTTCTCAAGTTTTTGAGGGCCAGGGACTTCAAGGTGAAGGATGCGTTTACTATGCTTGGTAACACGATCCAATGGAGGAAAGAGTTCGGGATCGATGCTCTTGTCGATGAAGATCTTGGTGATGATTTGGAGAAGGTGGTGTTTATGCATGGATATGATAGAGAGGGTCACCCTGTGTGTTACAATGTGTTTGGGGAGTTTCAGAACAAAGAGTTGTATCAGAAAACGTTTCTCGATGAGGAAAAGCGAACCAAGTTTCTTCGATGGCGGGTTCAGTTCTTGGAGAGGAGCATTAGGAAGCTTGATTTCAGGCCTGGTGGTGTTTGTACTATTTTTCAGGTTAATGATCTTAAGAATTCTCCGGGTCCTGCGAAGAAGGAGCTTAGGATTGCCACCAAACAAGCCCTTCAGTTGCTTCAGGACAATTATCCCGAATTCGTTGCCAAACAG GTGTTTATCAATGCTCCTTGGTGGCATCTTGCATTGTACACCATGATCAATCCCTTCGTGACCCAGAGGACCAAAAGCAAGTTTGTTTTTGCAAGGCCAGGCAAATCTGCAGAGACCCTTTTCAA GTACATTTCTCCTGAGCATGTTCCAATTCAATATGGTGGCTTGAGTGTGGATTACTGCGACTGCAACCCAGAATTCACCATTGCCGATCCAGTCGCGGATGTTACCGTTAAAGCCGGAACAAAACAAACTGTGGAAATTATCATTTATGAG AAGTGCACCATTGTGTGGGAGCTCCGAGTAGTGGGGTGGGATGTGAGCTATGGGACTGAATTTGTGCCCGATACCGAAAATGGATACATAATTATCATACAGAAAGCCACAAAGATGAGCCCAACTGATGAACCAGTGGTGCAAAACAGTTTCAAAGTGGGCGAGCTGGGTAAAATATTGCTCAAGATCGATAATCCAacctcaaaaaagaaaaggcttcTGTACAGGTTCAAGATCGAACCCTTCGAAAACTAA